A single genomic interval of Alistipes provencensis harbors:
- a CDS encoding polysaccharide pyruvyl transferase family protein, with the protein MKIIILTLPLHVNYGGILQVYALQTILTDIGHEVVVTDWPTFISLPPKPQRWFVYLRRYLGKVLHGSDSEVRWEYRQNQRIAMERRHTQPFINTHINRYVISGPREIDCGDIDAVIVGSDQVWRLRYFCSLWNAGIEDAFLGFTEGKKLKRIAYAASFGSEVWEMNKEQTENCRRLLSKFDAVSVRESSGIQLCKDYLKRDNVERMADPTFLLDKEHYIKKFHVTNFPRSHGTMMCYVLDNDTRSKERILKIEKSLGLKSFKVNSEVENKEADKQNRIQPPVEQWLRGFLDAELVITDSFHACVFSILFNKPFYVIGNAERGLSRIESLLSIMNLRQCIISDYNNLPADIPDINWKEVNSIVAKERETGWSFIRENLK; encoded by the coding sequence ATGAAAATTATAATTCTCACACTCCCGCTACATGTAAATTACGGTGGGATATTGCAAGTTTACGCCCTTCAGACGATATTGACGGATATCGGTCATGAAGTCGTTGTGACGGACTGGCCAACATTTATATCACTTCCGCCGAAACCTCAACGGTGGTTTGTATATCTGAGAAGATACCTCGGAAAGGTATTGCACGGCTCCGACTCCGAGGTTAGATGGGAATACAGGCAGAATCAGAGAATAGCGATGGAACGCCGACACACCCAGCCTTTCATAAACACCCATATCAACCGCTACGTCATCTCCGGCCCTCGCGAAATTGACTGTGGGGACATCGATGCCGTTATCGTGGGCAGTGACCAAGTGTGGCGCCTAAGATACTTCTGTTCTTTATGGAATGCTGGCATCGAGGACGCATTCCTTGGATTCACCGAAGGCAAAAAGCTCAAACGCATTGCCTATGCGGCCTCGTTCGGATCCGAGGTATGGGAAATGAATAAGGAACAGACTGAAAACTGCCGCCGGCTCCTTTCGAAATTCGACGCGGTATCGGTACGTGAATCATCCGGAATACAGTTGTGCAAAGATTATCTCAAACGAGATAATGTGGAAAGAATGGCTGACCCGACATTTCTTCTGGATAAAGAGCATTATATCAAAAAGTTTCATGTTACTAATTTTCCCCGCAGCCACGGAACAATGATGTGTTATGTACTCGACAATGATACACGGAGCAAAGAGCGTATACTAAAAATCGAAAAATCGCTGGGACTTAAGAGTTTCAAGGTCAATTCCGAAGTAGAGAATAAAGAAGCCGACAAGCAAAACCGTATACAACCTCCTGTAGAACAATGGCTCAGAGGATTTCTCGATGCCGAATTGGTAATAACCGATTCATTCCATGCATGTGTGTTCTCGATATTATTCAACAAGCCGTTTTATGTAATAGGCAATGCTGAGCGCGGCCTTTCCCGTATCGAAAGTTTGCTTTCCATAATGAACCTGCGGCAGTGTATAATATCCGATTACAACAACCTTCCGGCAGATATTCCCGACATTAACTGGAAGGAAGTCAACAGCATCGTTGCCAAGGAACGTGA
- a CDS encoding glycosyltransferase family A protein has translation MIDGLVNILTPAYNSETFIHRLLDSVLRQSYPHISMYVVDDGSTDHTARIVKSYISRFKQRGYQLKYIYQTNRGQSYAVNNGLKYLDGEFLFWPDSDDWYSSNDAIEILAKALKQSANDIGIVRCRYRMMEELPDDSCRELYLTDFGSDSSTRFLLKDAVTRDNGFRWEPGGYGIKLKYLDQYIPEREILTGPGLGQNAQILLPYFAYSKCLSIDEVLFNYLIRPDSHSRSIFNGYDRVISREKGHMRLISDILRSLTPDTQFDVQEMIRLNELYFLNQMLNLSIAADRYKDIIENIDSLTKLERSVSKQEKVIYLFSKYMHRPQLAKKLLSLITKARY, from the coding sequence ATGATTGACGGATTGGTGAACATATTGACCCCTGCATACAACAGCGAGACATTCATACACCGTCTGCTGGACTCTGTCCTGAGGCAGAGTTATCCTCACATATCCATGTACGTTGTCGATGACGGCTCGACTGATCACACGGCACGGATAGTCAAATCATATATCAGCAGATTTAAGCAAAGGGGATATCAGCTGAAATACATATATCAGACAAACCGGGGACAGAGCTACGCTGTCAACAACGGTCTCAAGTATCTTGACGGAGAGTTTTTGTTCTGGCCAGATTCAGATGACTGGTATAGTAGCAATGATGCGATCGAGATACTAGCCAAGGCACTGAAGCAATCCGCAAACGACATCGGGATAGTGCGATGCAGATACCGGATGATGGAAGAACTACCCGACGACAGTTGCCGGGAATTATATCTCACAGATTTCGGCAGCGACTCTTCGACACGCTTCCTGCTCAAAGATGCCGTCACACGCGACAACGGCTTCAGATGGGAGCCTGGAGGATATGGAATTAAACTCAAGTATTTAGACCAATATATCCCGGAGCGTGAAATCCTAACAGGCCCAGGATTAGGACAAAATGCACAGATACTACTCCCATATTTCGCATACTCGAAATGTCTGAGCATTGATGAAGTTCTATTTAATTACCTGATCAGACCAGATTCTCATAGTCGAAGTATATTCAATGGATATGATAGGGTTATCTCAAGAGAGAAAGGACATATGCGATTAATATCCGACATTCTGAGGTCATTGACTCCGGATACTCAGTTTGACGTCCAGGAGATGATACGTTTGAACGAACTTTATTTCCTCAATCAGATGCTTAATCTGTCTATCGCAGCTGACAGGTATAAAGACATCATCGAGAATATCGACTCTTTGACCAAACTCGAACGATCTGTATCCAAGCAGGAAAAGGTCATATATCTTTTTTCCAAATACATGCACCGGCCCCAGTTAGCAAAGAAGCTTCTTTCATTAATCACGAAAGCCAGGTATTGA
- a CDS encoding polysaccharide pyruvyl transferase family protein codes for MTPLRLIFWYYKNWGPNYGDWLSPYIISRLTGRDIQQCFGNGFPVKYAIKNHIKKLLGREYDMFLFPWEQNIIAIGSIMSRATPSSRIWGTGILDPALPVKGGYVYAVRGRLTLQALKEKKCRQLRFQNNIALGDPGILIPLFIKPAIKKHELGLIPHFSEIDYFKDLYDGKIKIIDLRSEDVKAVTDEISSCRKIISTSLHGLIVAHSYGIPAIWIEHEELHKGTSGFKFRDYFSSVDIPEYTPLHNIEELINDSNVCQMTFDTMATNSLPQKDIRSIQQDLLDTVPFNILGKWKDD; via the coding sequence ATGACACCTCTGAGACTGATTTTCTGGTATTATAAAAACTGGGGGCCCAATTATGGCGACTGGCTGAGCCCATATATAATCTCACGCCTTACCGGCAGAGATATACAGCAGTGCTTTGGCAACGGTTTCCCGGTAAAATACGCCATCAAGAATCACATCAAAAAACTACTAGGCCGCGAGTACGACATGTTTCTGTTCCCATGGGAACAGAACATAATAGCAATCGGCAGTATAATGAGCCGAGCCACCCCCAGCAGCAGGATATGGGGCACAGGCATTCTTGACCCCGCGCTTCCTGTGAAAGGTGGATATGTCTACGCCGTGAGAGGTCGACTGACGTTACAGGCATTAAAAGAGAAAAAGTGCAGACAGTTGAGATTTCAAAACAACATAGCTTTGGGCGATCCGGGAATACTGATTCCTCTTTTCATCAAGCCGGCGATTAAAAAACATGAATTAGGGCTGATACCACATTTTTCGGAAATCGATTATTTCAAGGACCTCTACGATGGGAAAATCAAGATTATTGACCTTCGATCTGAAGATGTAAAGGCTGTTACCGATGAGATATCTTCCTGCAGAAAAATAATATCAACGTCGCTTCATGGACTGATTGTAGCGCATTCATATGGAATTCCGGCGATCTGGATAGAGCACGAGGAATTACACAAGGGCACATCGGGCTTCAAATTCAGAGATTATTTCAGTTCTGTGGATATTCCGGAGTACACTCCCCTGCACAATATCGAGGAATTGATAAATGACAGTAATGTATGCCAGATGACTTTCGACACCATGGCTACTAACTCCCTGCCGCAGAAAGACATCCGCTCAATCCAACAGGATCTCCTTGATACCGTACCGTTCAACATACTCGGAAAATGGAAAGATGATTGA
- a CDS encoding lipopolysaccharide biosynthesis protein, with the protein MEDVSRNNTRLAKNTLVLYVRMIIMMIIGLFTSRVIFNALGVSDYGLYNVTSSVITMFGFIDATLFSGTQRFMSFSLGRDNSDELKSVFKTSMTIYLGVSVLILILAETAGLWYVNHCLKFPQGQYTAAMWCYQVSIISTIIGLLQVPFSAALIAHERMGAFAYLAIFDVAFKLLVAITVFIAPYHRLIIYSSLMLVSSMVTIFITNRYCRRHFEECGFHFGYDKTLFHNILTFSGWNIIGSMAVIGQGSGINLMINYFYNSAVNGARGIAMQANTWITRFIQDFQMAVNPQIVKYYSSDNIPEMEKLVVRAARYSSFLYLFLGIPLFINIEWVLELWLGSCPEYAPLFLRIAMIETLFRTMGNPTTTAMHATGKMKWVQITAGPLQLSSVILAFVLFKMDVQLAIVILASIYPWILVIPLRLYWVRKYSGMNVGRFNKEVMAAIPVYAVLLFSLPYLTYILLPDSGFGSVMSTSLISVIWSSGIIYFIALEKPAKEKLNSVVCRKLTAVKNLIIK; encoded by the coding sequence ATGGAAGACGTATCAAGAAACAATACTCGGTTGGCCAAGAATACATTAGTATTATATGTCCGAATGATCATAATGATGATAATCGGCCTGTTTACGAGCCGTGTTATTTTCAACGCGCTCGGAGTAAGCGATTATGGTCTGTATAACGTAACCTCAAGCGTCATAACGATGTTCGGCTTCATTGACGCAACGCTGTTCAGTGGAACCCAGCGTTTCATGTCGTTCTCGTTGGGACGGGATAACAGTGATGAGCTAAAATCCGTTTTCAAGACTTCGATGACAATCTATCTCGGAGTTTCCGTGCTCATACTCATCTTGGCAGAGACCGCAGGTTTATGGTATGTCAACCATTGCCTTAAGTTTCCGCAAGGACAATATACGGCAGCTATGTGGTGTTACCAGGTATCAATAATATCTACCATAATCGGACTTCTGCAGGTACCTTTCTCCGCAGCGCTGATTGCCCACGAACGCATGGGGGCATTCGCTTATCTCGCTATTTTTGACGTAGCGTTCAAACTGCTTGTTGCCATCACCGTATTTATCGCCCCGTACCACCGGCTCATCATATACTCCTCGTTGATGCTAGTGTCATCAATGGTGACTATATTCATCACCAACCGTTATTGCCGCAGGCATTTTGAAGAATGCGGATTTCATTTCGGCTATGACAAGACCTTATTCCACAACATTCTTACATTCTCGGGATGGAACATCATAGGGTCAATGGCTGTCATAGGACAAGGCTCCGGAATAAATTTGATGATCAACTACTTCTACAACTCTGCAGTCAATGGAGCCCGGGGCATAGCGATGCAGGCAAATACATGGATCACGCGTTTCATACAGGATTTCCAAATGGCCGTGAACCCACAGATTGTCAAATATTATTCCTCAGACAATATTCCCGAAATGGAAAAGCTGGTGGTTAGAGCCGCGAGATATTCGAGTTTCCTCTATCTATTTTTGGGCATACCGTTGTTCATAAACATAGAATGGGTATTGGAATTATGGCTGGGATCGTGCCCGGAATATGCACCACTGTTTCTAAGAATAGCGATGATTGAGACTCTGTTCCGGACCATGGGCAATCCCACCACGACAGCCATGCATGCCACCGGAAAAATGAAATGGGTACAGATAACAGCCGGCCCACTCCAACTATCGTCGGTCATTCTGGCATTTGTTTTATTCAAGATGGATGTGCAGTTGGCCATCGTGATTCTGGCAAGCATATATCCATGGATTCTTGTCATACCCCTACGGTTATACTGGGTTAGGAAATATTCGGGGATGAATGTTGGACGATTCAACAAGGAAGTGATGGCAGCCATACCGGTCTATGCCGTGCTCTTATTCTCCTTGCCTTATCTGACATACATCTTATTACCTGATTCAGGTTTCGGCAGTGTCATGAGTACGAGCCTTATAAGCGTGATATGGAGTAGTGGCATCATTTATTTCATCGCGCTTGAGAAACCGGCAAAAGAGAAACTCAACTCTGTGGTGTGCCGTAAATTAACTGCCGTCAAAAACCTTATCATCAAATGA
- a CDS encoding Coenzyme F420 hydrogenase/dehydrogenase, beta subunit C-terminal domain: protein MAAKNIDEMIRVQSSSGGFFTAIAEKVIDDKGVVFGVKFDSHWMPVFSYTETKARLSDFRGSKYVQAKVRDAYIKCRTFLRQDRNVLFCGTPCQISALYHFLGKRYDERLTTVDFVCHGVPSPCIWSDYLEKIQGNRDGDYIYPIKNVNFRDKSSSWSLFHFNLTTNGMTINSPAWENPYMRAFLSNYSLRPSCYDCQVRNSRSSSDITMGDCWGIDRMIPDFSDDKGVSLLLINTLKGSLMVDGLALNTRNLSFKEVCENNSSIILNPKKPHKRGRFFTLLSAGKPLQTANDMVHAVPFYQKLLWSIRQRIHI, encoded by the coding sequence TTGGCAGCAAAGAATATAGATGAGATGATCAGAGTTCAAAGTTCGTCAGGCGGCTTTTTCACAGCGATTGCGGAAAAGGTAATCGATGATAAAGGAGTTGTATTCGGCGTAAAATTTGACAGCCATTGGATGCCGGTATTCTCTTATACTGAAACAAAGGCCAGACTCAGTGACTTCAGAGGAAGCAAATATGTCCAGGCCAAGGTTCGGGATGCCTACATAAAGTGTAGAACATTTCTCAGACAAGACCGTAATGTCTTGTTCTGCGGTACACCTTGTCAAATATCAGCTCTGTATCATTTTCTTGGCAAAAGATATGACGAACGGCTCACTACGGTAGACTTCGTATGTCATGGAGTACCATCGCCATGTATATGGTCGGATTACCTCGAAAAAATTCAGGGAAACAGAGATGGCGATTACATATATCCAATAAAGAACGTGAATTTTCGAGATAAAAGCAGTTCGTGGTCTTTATTTCATTTCAATCTGACAACCAATGGTATGACCATAAACAGTCCTGCATGGGAAAACCCGTATATGAGGGCTTTCCTATCCAACTATTCATTGCGCCCCTCATGTTATGATTGCCAAGTGCGTAACAGCAGGTCTTCTTCCGATATTACCATGGGCGACTGCTGGGGTATTGATAGAATGATACCAGATTTTTCAGATGACAAGGGAGTATCGCTATTGCTGATAAATACTCTTAAGGGCAGTCTTATGGTCGATGGCTTGGCCTTGAATACCCGCAATCTCTCATTCAAGGAGGTCTGCGAAAACAATTCGTCAATAATTCTCAACCCTAAGAAACCCCATAAAAGAGGCAGATTCTTTACCCTTCTGAGCGCAGGCAAGCCTCTCCAAACAGCGAACGATATGGTGCATGCTGTACCGTTCTATCAAAAACTATTGTGGTCGATACGGCAAAGAATTCATATATAA
- a CDS encoding glycosyltransferase family 2 protein produces MNNPLISVIIPVYNCAKWLSTCIESILNQDESDFELILVNDGSKDGSGDICRNYADQNPCIVYVEQPNKGVAAARNNGLSKACGRFITFADSDDWLEPNAFSTCLDTISRTDADMVKFGYHIERSGEKAKTCTIDKIMVFNGINGLLEYTDKVEYHAFVWNMFSKREVTCGLSFNEEINWLEDQIFGYKCFMACRRIVYIPDTLYHYRYWDDHSLSSVQSPKVIAAASRLEHELKILLTHEDAYRENIDDEYRWRLEFLVNTLYSTDASYNLRRNLAHSVEPLQPLKLREGRIFFNDSRPFILNDLILRAIFRLKKLSQHKRATRV; encoded by the coding sequence AATTCCAGTATACAACTGTGCAAAGTGGCTGTCGACGTGCATTGAATCGATTCTGAATCAGGATGAGTCTGATTTTGAATTGATTCTTGTCAACGATGGCAGCAAAGATGGTTCCGGCGACATCTGCCGGAACTATGCCGACCAAAACCCATGTATAGTTTATGTGGAACAACCAAACAAAGGCGTCGCCGCCGCACGTAACAATGGCCTAAGCAAGGCATGCGGACGTTTCATCACTTTTGCCGATAGTGACGACTGGCTTGAACCTAATGCCTTCTCCACATGTTTAGACACAATCTCGAGAACGGATGCGGATATGGTTAAATTTGGATATCATATCGAAAGATCAGGCGAAAAGGCCAAAACATGCACGATTGACAAGATAATGGTATTCAATGGCATAAACGGCCTTCTTGAATATACTGACAAGGTTGAATACCATGCCTTTGTATGGAATATGTTCTCTAAAAGAGAAGTAACATGCGGACTTTCATTCAATGAAGAGATAAACTGGCTCGAAGACCAAATTTTCGGCTACAAGTGTTTCATGGCCTGCCGTCGCATAGTCTACATCCCAGATACACTATATCATTACAGGTACTGGGACGATCATAGCCTTTCAAGTGTGCAATCGCCCAAAGTGATAGCTGCCGCTTCTCGATTGGAACATGAGTTGAAAATTCTCTTGACCCATGAAGATGCATATCGGGAGAATATAGACGATGAATACCGGTGGCGTCTGGAATTTCTGGTAAATACACTCTATTCCACCGACGCATCATATAACTTAAGACGAAACCTTGCTCATTCCGTAGAGCCGTTGCAGCCGTTGAAATTGAGAGAAGGACGTATATTCTTCAACGATTCCCGCCCGTTTATCCTTAATGACCTGATACTAAGAGCTATCTTCAGACTGAAGAAATTATCCCAGCACAAACGAGCCACAAGAGTATGA